A genomic stretch from Canis lupus familiaris isolate Mischka breed German Shepherd chromosome 17, alternate assembly UU_Cfam_GSD_1.0, whole genome shotgun sequence includes:
- the LOC100685649 gene encoding LOW QUALITY PROTEIN: cornifin-A (The sequence of the model RefSeq protein was modified relative to this genomic sequence to represent the inferred CDS: deleted 1 base in 1 codon), which translates to MSSHQQKQPCIPPPQPQQQVKQPCQPPPQEPCVPKTKEPCHPKAPEPCHTKIPEPCHTKVPEPCQPKVPEPCPSTVTPVPAQQKTKQK; encoded by the exons ATGAGTTCTCATCAGCAGAAGCAACCCTGCATCCCTCCCCCCCAGCCTCAGCAGCAGGTGAAACAGCCATGCCAGCCTCCACCCCAGGAGCCATGTGTC CCCAAAACCAAGGAGCCATGCCACCCCAAGGCTCCAGAGCCTTGCCACACCAAGATTCCAGAGCCCTGCCACACCAAGGTTCCAGAGCCCTGCCAGCCCAAGGTTCCAGAGCCATGTCCCTCAACAGTGACTCCAGTACCAGCTCAGCAGAAGACCAAGCAGAAGTAA
- the LOC100685726 gene encoding cornifin-A-like isoform X3, protein MSSQQQKQPCTPPPPPQQQQVKQTCQPPPQEPFVPITKNPCHPIIPESGHIKVPEPAYSEVLQPGYTKVPEPSPSTIIPGQKTKQK, encoded by the exons ATGAGTTCCCAACAGCAGAAGCAGCcctgcacccctcctcccccacctcagcaGCAACAGGTGAAAcagacttgccagcctccaccTCAGGAGCCATTTGTTCCCATAACCAAGAATCCAT GCCATCCCATAATTCCTGAATCAGGCCACATCAAGGTCCCTGAGCCAGCCTACTCTGAGGTCCTTCAGCCTGGCTACACCAAGGTACCAGAACCAAGTCCCTCAACCATTATTCCAGGCCAGAAGACCAAGCAGAAATGA
- the LOC100685726 gene encoding cornifin-like isoform X1, with the protein MSSQQQKQPCTPPPPPQQQQVKQTCQPPPQEPFVPITKNPCDTKLPQPGNTKLPEPNYPKYPEPGHPIIPESGHIKVPEPAYSEVLQPGYTKVPEPSPSTIIPGQKTKQK; encoded by the coding sequence ATGAGTTCCCAACAGCAGAAGCAGCcctgcacccctcctcccccacctcagcaGCAACAGGTGAAAcagacttgccagcctccaccTCAGGAGCCATTTGTTCCCATAACCAAGAATCCATGCGACACCAAGTTACCGCAACCTGGGAACACCAAACTTCCTGAACCAAACTACCCTAAATATCCTGAGCCAGGCCATCCCATAATTCCTGAATCAGGCCACATCAAGGTCCCTGAGCCAGCCTACTCTGAGGTCCTTCAGCCTGGCTACACCAAGGTACCAGAACCAAGTCCCTCAACCATTATTCCAGGCCAGAAGACCAAGCAGAAATGA